A portion of the Mytilus galloprovincialis chromosome 12, xbMytGall1.hap1.1, whole genome shotgun sequence genome contains these proteins:
- the LOC143054960 gene encoding uncharacterized protein LOC143054960, whose translation MMKSAVLIWFIQVIDVTFVYELKCPAPGHWRLRARKFYCGQSYVCLLRSPENSYRETCDGLDYSSTENPCPFNHVIGTAVRNKSCQEIIVRTSQPKNLSSPLENRFKDVRNYYNEGRTYKLNCIYFTVALLIVLTIGLPIYGLSQWPDTFYKVPSFKWIVDHLTFFGMLKNEESKKIKKRSSNEEKNRKLMEILLNGGEDHYDKFLDALNAFGEYQELAKLIHNTEVKSEDKELIQNCTKRSN comes from the exons ATGATGAAATCAGCAGTACTAATTTGGTTTATTCAA gTTATTGATGTGACGTTTGTATATGAGTTAAAATGTCCAGCGCCAGGACATTGGCGTCTCAGAGCAAGAAAGTTTTATTGCGGTCAAAGCTATGTGTGTTTGTTGCGTTCTCCAGAGAATTCGTATCGAGAGACCTGTGATGGACTGGATTATAGTAGCACAG AAAATCCGTGTCCCTTTAATCATGTTATTGGTACTGCTGTTCGGAATAAATCATGTCAAGAAATTATCGTCAGAAC GTCACAACCAAAAAACTTGTCTTCTCCATTAGAAAACAGATTTAAAGATGTCAGAAATTATTATAACGAAG GTAGAACTTATAAATTAAACTGTATTTACTTTACCGTAGCATTGTTGATTGTCTTGACCATTGGTTTACCAATATACG GTTTATCACAGTGGCCTGATACATTCTATAAAGTTCCTTCGTTTAAATGGATAGTAGATCACCTAACGTTTTTTGGTATGTTGAAAAACGAAGAAAGTAAAAAGATTAAGAAACGGAGTTCAAATGAAGAAAAGAACAGGAAACTAATGGAAATACTTTTGAATGGAGGAGAAGACCATTATGATAAATTCCTCGACGCTTTGAACGCATTCGGTGAATATCAAGAACTCGCAAAACTAATACATAACACAGAAGTTAAATCTGAAGATAAAGAATTAATTCAAAATTGCACTAAAAGAAgtaattaa